In Deinobacterium chartae, a single genomic region encodes these proteins:
- the speE gene encoding polyamine aminopropyltransferase, producing the protein MKFGSYFLEEITPFESMLRRMDEVLEKRTTKFQELTLFRSGGFGKVLVLDKDVQSTERDEHVYHDTLVHPALLAHPNPKRVFIVGGGEGATLREALRHPTVEKVVMVDIDDELIEIAKELLPEWHQGAFDDPRSEVHAEDARAYLEQHDDTYDVIIVDLVDPVGEDSPARYLFTQEWYALLKSRLNEGGYVAMQAGMLLLTHHREHPVIHRTVREVFKHVRTYRTYIPGYFLQFGFILATDATDPLEIPAATYQQRLEERALKLKYLNAPLIAAQFVLPNDLIEAIEAETMVSTDAQPFWLDEEGNPHQTPL; encoded by the coding sequence ATGAAGTTCGGAAGTTACTTCCTCGAGGAGATCACCCCCTTTGAGTCCATGCTGCGCCGCATGGACGAGGTGCTGGAAAAGCGCACCACCAAGTTTCAGGAGCTGACCCTGTTCCGCTCGGGCGGCTTCGGCAAGGTGCTGGTGCTCGACAAGGACGTGCAGTCCACCGAGCGTGACGAGCACGTCTACCACGACACCCTGGTGCATCCGGCCCTGCTGGCCCACCCCAACCCCAAGCGGGTCTTTATCGTGGGCGGCGGCGAGGGTGCCACCCTGCGCGAGGCGCTGCGTCACCCCACCGTTGAAAAAGTGGTGATGGTGGATATCGACGATGAGCTGATCGAGATCGCCAAGGAACTGCTGCCCGAGTGGCACCAGGGTGCCTTCGACGACCCGCGCTCGGAAGTGCATGCCGAAGACGCCCGCGCCTACCTCGAGCAGCACGACGACACCTACGACGTGATCATCGTGGACCTCGTGGACCCGGTCGGCGAGGACAGCCCGGCCCGCTACCTGTTCACCCAGGAGTGGTACGCCCTCTTGAAGAGCCGCCTGAACGAAGGCGGTTACGTGGCCATGCAGGCGGGCATGCTGCTGCTCACCCACCACCGCGAGCATCCGGTGATTCACCGCACGGTGCGCGAGGTCTTCAAGCACGTCCGCACCTATCGCACCTACATCCCCGGCTACTTCCTGCAGTTCGGCTTCATCCTGGCGACCGACGCCACCGACCCGCTCGAGATTCCGGCTGCGACCTACCAGCAGCGCCTCGAGGAGCGCGCTCTGAAGCTGAAGTACCTGAACGCGCCCCTGATTGCCGCGCAGTTCGTGCTGCCCAATGACCTGATCGAGGCCATCGAGGCAGAGACCATGGTTTCGACCGATGCCCAGCCGTTCTGGCTGGACGAAGAGGGCAACCCGCACCAGACGCCGCTCTGA
- a CDS encoding Ig-like domain-containing protein, translating to MTHTTSIKTRWLAVATSGMLLLAACGQGPRGAGGGGGADTTPPQVTITSPTAGASVTRPLTVTGNVTDASGIGELRCVTGAVTVAGTVNGSLFTCIVNPDLGSQTVRVVAKDTSGNEGSADVTVNIIDGATNSNGGTNTGTNTGTNTGTNTGTNTGTNTGTNTGTNTGTNTGTNTGTNTGTNTGTNTGTNTGTNTGTNTGTNTGTNTGTNTGTNTGTNTNTNTNTNTGTNTNTNTNTGTNTNTNTNTNTGTNTNTNTGTNTNTNTNTNTNTGTNTNGGTDTQPANVNITAPVDGAILTAGQVRVIGTASDNVGVTALEYSVNGGAYVSVPGFTAGMSASFNFVPTGLVAGNNTVAVRARDAANLTGTDSVTFSVRLPFTGTGYTAAGGTYGLCVGCSAQNASLLVDSDLGNYATLNTSVGLIGAGAYVGVNGTADYNSGRVVGFVVRKPAAVATLDLLNSLTLVTRRDGDVQQTVTGGSVLSLQLLDASSDLYEVSFVASSAFDSVELRSSAVIALLSTLEVYYAFVR from the coding sequence ATGACCCATACAACATCGATCAAGACGCGCTGGCTCGCCGTAGCGACCAGCGGAATGCTGCTGCTGGCGGCCTGCGGACAAGGACCCCGTGGTGCCGGTGGCGGCGGTGGTGCGGACACGACGCCTCCCCAGGTTACGATCACCAGTCCGACGGCCGGCGCAAGTGTGACCCGGCCGCTGACCGTGACCGGCAATGTCACCGATGCATCGGGCATCGGCGAGCTTCGCTGCGTGACCGGAGCTGTTACGGTCGCAGGTACAGTGAACGGCAGCCTGTTTACCTGTATCGTCAACCCTGATCTGGGAAGCCAGACCGTTCGGGTTGTTGCCAAGGACACCTCGGGCAACGAAGGGTCGGCCGACGTAACGGTCAACATCATCGATGGCGCGACCAACTCCAACGGCGGTACCAACACCGGAACGAACACCGGAACGAACACCGGAACGAACACCGGAACGAACACCGGAACGAACACCGGAACGAACACCGGAACGAACACCGGAACGAATACCGGAACGAATACCGGAACGAATACCGGAACGAACACCGGAACGAATACCGGAACGAACACCGGAACGAACACCGGAACGAACACCGGAACGAATACCGGAACGAACACCGGAACGAATACCGGAACGAATACCGGAACGAACACCAACACGAACACCAACACGAACACCGGAACGAATACGAACACCAACACGAACACCGGAACGAATACGAACACGAACACCAACACGAACACCGGTACCAACACCAACACCAACACCGGTACCAACACGAATACGAACACCAACACCAACACGAACACCGGAACGAACACGAACGGTGGTACCGATACGCAGCCGGCCAACGTCAACATCACTGCTCCGGTGGACGGCGCGATTCTGACCGCTGGACAGGTTCGTGTGATCGGAACGGCCTCTGACAACGTCGGGGTCACCGCGCTGGAATACAGCGTCAACGGTGGTGCTTACGTGTCCGTTCCAGGCTTCACCGCAGGAATGAGCGCCTCTTTCAACTTCGTCCCCACCGGGCTGGTCGCCGGAAATAACACCGTCGCCGTACGCGCCAGGGATGCAGCGAACCTGACCGGAACCGACAGCGTGACCTTCAGCGTTCGGCTCCCGTTCACCGGCACCGGCTACACCGCTGCGGGCGGCACCTACGGTCTGTGCGTCGGATGCAGCGCTCAGAACGCGTCGCTGCTGGTAGACAGCGATCTGGGTAACTACGCCACCCTCAACACCTCCGTGGGGCTGATCGGTGCCGGAGCTTACGTAGGTGTCAACGGTACCGCCGACTACAACAGTGGCCGCGTCGTGGGCTTCGTGGTGCGCAAGCCCGCCGCCGTGGCAACCTTGGACCTGCTCAACTCGCTCACCCTGGTCACCCGCCGTGACGGCGACGTGCAGCAGACGGTCACCGGTGGCAGCGTGCTGAGCCTTCAACTGCTGGACGCCTCCAGCGACCTGTACGAGGTCAGCTTCGTGGCCAGCAGCGCCTTTGACTCGGTCGAGCTGCGCTCGAGTGCCGTGATTGCCCTGCTCTCCACCCTCGAGGTGTACTACGCCTTCGTGCGCTGA
- a CDS encoding disulfide oxidoreductase, translating to MSNLRDNALYLAWLLAMAASVLLYFAGQVPDKGSWFGLIALVPLAIILGLAAFRGDVGVRRYALPVVAIGAVITLARALSGAGEGGRETFVLGLSYSAFSAVALLVIGALLGIATTPAPDDDAPLEEPQAQRAFSAPLAFAAAVAVIALLGSLYFSEVRLFVPCTLCWYQRIFMYALAVMLPIAAARGEVAFARYALPLSVTGGLIAIWHVLEERIPALAKLSSAVCAPGGVPCDLKYVEYLGFITIPVMSLTAFVLITVALLLARRSQARRTDLEIHAA from the coding sequence GTGAGCAACCTGCGCGATAACGCCCTGTACCTGGCATGGCTGTTGGCCATGGCCGCCTCGGTCCTGCTGTACTTTGCCGGACAGGTTCCCGACAAGGGGTCGTGGTTCGGCCTGATCGCCCTGGTACCGCTGGCGATCATCCTGGGCCTCGCCGCCTTTCGGGGTGATGTCGGGGTACGGCGTTACGCGCTGCCCGTGGTCGCGATCGGTGCGGTCATCACCCTCGCCCGCGCCCTGAGCGGCGCAGGCGAGGGCGGCCGCGAAACCTTCGTGCTGGGTTTGAGCTACTCGGCCTTTTCGGCGGTGGCCCTGCTCGTCATCGGTGCTCTGCTCGGCATAGCCACCACGCCCGCCCCGGACGACGACGCGCCCCTCGAGGAGCCCCAGGCCCAGCGGGCCTTCTCCGCCCCGCTGGCCTTTGCCGCCGCGGTGGCCGTGATCGCCCTGCTGGGGAGCTTGTACTTCAGCGAAGTGCGGCTGTTCGTGCCCTGCACGTTGTGCTGGTACCAGCGCATCTTCATGTACGCGCTGGCCGTGATGTTGCCCATCGCTGCCGCACGCGGCGAAGTCGCTTTTGCGCGCTACGCGTTGCCCCTCTCGGTCACTGGCGGCCTGATTGCCATCTGGCACGTCCTCGAGGAGCGCATCCCTGCGCTCGCCAAACTGTCCTCGGCCGTGTGTGCTCCGGGCGGGGTACCCTGCGACCTGAAGTACGTGGAGTACCTGGGCTTTATCACCATCCCGGTCATGAGCCTCACGGCCTTTGTGCTGATCACGGTTGCCCTGTTGCTGGCCCGCCGCTCGCAGGCTCGCCGGACGGACCTCGAGATCCACGCGGCCTGA
- a CDS encoding thioredoxin domain-containing protein, whose protein sequence is MTKKSQNRLKQEQKQKAQQRQVIFTVAAAVAVIAGAWAWNTFAPKATAAIDTSSQPTIGNKDSKVQVVVFEDFKCPVCQRFDQTVLPEIEQNYIQTNKIQYSFVNFSFLGPDSTTAAIAGECVYRQNEPKFFDYAHLIYRAQGPETQQWATPDRLVEIASNIEGINTEDLRACITEERHADAVRQDNELARRLNVPGTPALFVNGTRVENPLDYSAVSKAIDAALEKAGS, encoded by the coding sequence GTGACCAAGAAATCGCAGAACCGCCTGAAGCAGGAGCAGAAACAGAAGGCCCAACAACGACAGGTGATCTTTACCGTCGCTGCGGCAGTAGCCGTCATCGCCGGAGCGTGGGCCTGGAACACCTTCGCCCCCAAGGCCACCGCCGCCATCGACACCAGCAGCCAGCCCACCATCGGCAACAAGGACAGCAAGGTGCAGGTGGTGGTCTTCGAGGACTTCAAGTGCCCGGTCTGCCAGCGCTTTGACCAGACGGTCCTGCCCGAGATCGAGCAGAACTACATCCAGACCAACAAGATCCAGTACAGCTTCGTCAACTTCTCGTTCCTTGGCCCCGACTCCACCACCGCCGCCATTGCGGGCGAGTGCGTCTACCGCCAGAACGAACCGAAGTTCTTCGATTATGCCCACCTGATCTACCGCGCCCAGGGACCGGAAACCCAGCAGTGGGCCACCCCGGACCGACTGGTCGAGATCGCCAGCAATATCGAGGGAATCAACACCGAAGACCTGCGTGCCTGCATCACCGAGGAACGCCACGCCGACGCGGTACGGCAGGACAACGAACTGGCCCGCCGCCTGAACGTGCCCGGCACGCCCGCGCTGTTCGTGAACGGCACCCGCGTGGAGAACCCGCTGGACTACTCGGCTGTCTCCAAGGCCATTGATGCCGCCCTGGAAAAAGCGGGTTCGTGA
- the uvrA gene encoding excinuclease ABC subunit UvrA yields the protein MNNIIVRGAREHNLKNISVELPRNEFVVITGVSGSGKSTLAFDTIYAEGQRRYVESLSAYARQFLGLMEKPDVDSIEGLSPAISIDQKTTSHNPRSTVGTVTEIHDYLRLLFARVGTPYCPICGRKIERQSPSEITDRLLAHFAERRAILLAPVVRGRKGEYRKLLGDLKREGFARARVDGTIYDIDEAEKLKLEKFEKHDIDVVVDRVVLREDDRGRLAESVELGLRRGEGLLRVLLPDTGEEELYSEKFACVEHGSVLEELEPRSFSFNSPYGACPECTGLGNRLEFSGDLVIPDDGLSIAEGAIAPWSKKGTGNGVYYWDKLRALAEHLDFDLKTPWRELREDVKQAVLRGVDEPFEVVFRRAGRETMRFSTEFEGVLKNLERRYKETDSEYMREKLEEMMELCPCPACGGSRYKPEILAVRVGGLNIAQVSNMSVLEAQTFFERLAHGEVNADLIAPHLENGMGGTQRVAPARNPDLKLSGFQAQVAPPILRAIQTRLVFLVDVGLDYLSLDRSANTLSGGEAQRIRLATQVGSGLTGVLYVLDEPSIGLHPKDNQRLIGTLKHLRDLGNTLLVVEHDEDTMLEADYIVDMGPGAGVHGGSVVAAGTPDEIRRHPESLTGKYLRGELRIEVPAERRKGNGKRLRVRGAREHNLRNVTLEVPLGTMTVVTGPSGSGKSTLIHDILHAHLARELNRAKTNPGKFDSIEGVDFLDKVIEIDQSPIGRTPRSNPATYTGVFTDIRDLFTRTSEARRRGYQAGRFSFNVKGGRCEACKGDGVVKIEMNFLPDIYVPCEVCKGARYNRETLEVRYQGKNISEVLDMTVEEAAEFFRNIPAIEKKMQLLVDVGLGYMKIGQPSTTLSGGEAQRIKLASELSKRATGRTIYILDEPTTGLHFEDVRKLMGVLERLVEAGNTLVIIEHNLDVIKSADWVVDLGPEGGVRGGEIVAVGTPEDVARHETSHTGAYLARIPEIRARLESQLPQPAAETVSAGKSTRKAKRDQAI from the coding sequence TTGAATAACATCATCGTCCGCGGCGCCCGCGAACACAACCTTAAAAACATCTCGGTCGAACTGCCGCGCAACGAGTTCGTGGTGATCACCGGGGTTTCGGGCTCGGGCAAGTCGACGCTGGCCTTCGACACCATCTACGCCGAAGGGCAGCGCCGCTACGTCGAGAGCCTGTCGGCCTACGCCCGTCAGTTCCTGGGACTGATGGAAAAGCCGGACGTGGACTCGATCGAGGGGCTGTCCCCCGCGATCTCCATCGACCAGAAAACCACCTCGCACAACCCGCGCTCCACGGTCGGCACCGTCACCGAGATCCACGACTACCTGCGCCTGCTGTTCGCGCGCGTAGGAACGCCCTACTGCCCGATCTGCGGACGCAAGATCGAGCGTCAGAGCCCCAGCGAGATCACCGACCGCCTGCTCGCCCACTTCGCCGAGCGCCGCGCCATCTTGCTCGCTCCGGTGGTGCGCGGACGCAAGGGCGAATACCGCAAGCTGCTCGGCGACCTCAAGCGCGAGGGCTTTGCGCGCGCACGCGTGGACGGCACCATCTACGACATCGACGAGGCCGAGAAACTCAAACTCGAGAAGTTCGAGAAACACGACATCGACGTGGTGGTAGACCGCGTGGTCCTGCGCGAGGACGACCGGGGACGCCTCGCCGAATCGGTCGAGCTGGGCCTGCGGCGCGGCGAGGGCCTGCTGCGCGTGCTGCTTCCGGATACCGGAGAAGAAGAGCTCTACAGCGAAAAATTCGCCTGCGTCGAGCACGGCAGCGTCCTCGAGGAACTCGAGCCGCGCTCGTTCTCGTTCAACTCACCGTACGGCGCCTGCCCCGAGTGCACCGGCTTAGGCAACCGCCTCGAGTTTTCGGGCGATCTGGTGATTCCCGACGACGGCCTCTCGATCGCCGAGGGTGCCATCGCGCCGTGGTCCAAGAAGGGTACCGGCAACGGCGTGTACTACTGGGACAAGCTGCGCGCCCTGGCCGAGCACCTCGACTTCGACCTGAAAACCCCCTGGCGCGAGCTGCGCGAAGACGTCAAGCAGGCGGTGCTGCGCGGCGTGGACGAGCCCTTCGAGGTGGTATTCCGCCGCGCGGGCCGCGAGACCATGCGCTTCAGCACCGAGTTCGAAGGGGTTCTCAAGAACCTCGAGCGGCGCTACAAGGAGACCGACTCCGAATACATGCGCGAGAAGCTCGAGGAGATGATGGAGCTGTGCCCCTGCCCGGCCTGCGGCGGCTCGCGCTACAAGCCCGAGATCCTGGCGGTACGGGTGGGCGGCCTCAACATCGCTCAGGTCTCGAACATGTCGGTCCTCGAGGCGCAGACCTTCTTCGAGCGCCTTGCCCACGGCGAGGTGAACGCCGACCTGATCGCCCCGCACCTCGAGAACGGCATGGGCGGCACCCAGCGGGTGGCTCCCGCACGCAACCCCGACCTGAAACTCTCGGGCTTCCAGGCTCAGGTGGCCCCGCCGATCCTGCGCGCCATCCAGACCCGCCTGGTGTTCCTGGTAGACGTGGGGCTCGACTACCTGTCGCTGGACCGCTCGGCCAACACCCTCTCGGGCGGCGAGGCGCAGCGCATCCGGCTTGCCACCCAGGTCGGCAGCGGCCTGACCGGCGTGCTGTACGTGCTCGACGAACCTTCGATCGGCCTGCACCCCAAGGACAACCAGCGCCTGATCGGAACCTTAAAGCACCTGCGCGACCTGGGCAACACCCTGCTGGTGGTCGAGCACGACGAAGATACGATGCTCGAGGCCGACTACATCGTGGACATGGGTCCCGGCGCGGGCGTACACGGCGGCAGCGTGGTCGCTGCGGGCACGCCCGACGAGATCCGCCGCCACCCCGAGAGCCTCACCGGCAAGTACCTGCGCGGCGAACTCAGGATCGAAGTACCCGCCGAGCGCCGCAAGGGCAACGGCAAACGGCTGCGGGTGCGCGGGGCACGCGAGCACAACCTGCGCAACGTCACCCTCGAGGTGCCGCTGGGCACCATGACCGTGGTGACCGGCCCCTCGGGCAGCGGCAAGTCTACGCTGATCCACGACATCTTGCACGCTCACCTGGCGCGCGAACTGAACCGTGCCAAGACCAACCCGGGCAAGTTCGACAGCATCGAGGGCGTGGACTTCCTCGACAAGGTCATCGAGATTGACCAGAGCCCGATCGGGCGCACACCGCGCTCGAACCCTGCGACCTACACCGGGGTGTTCACCGACATCCGCGACCTGTTCACCCGCACCAGCGAGGCACGCAGACGCGGCTACCAGGCCGGGCGCTTCTCGTTCAACGTCAAGGGTGGACGCTGCGAAGCCTGCAAGGGCGACGGCGTGGTCAAGATCGAGATGAACTTCCTGCCCGACATCTACGTGCCCTGCGAGGTCTGCAAGGGTGCGCGCTACAACCGCGAGACCCTCGAGGTGCGCTACCAGGGCAAAAACATCTCCGAGGTACTCGACATGACCGTCGAGGAGGCCGCCGAGTTCTTCCGCAACATCCCGGCCATCGAGAAAAAGATGCAGTTGCTGGTGGACGTGGGCCTGGGTTACATGAAGATCGGCCAGCCCTCCACCACGCTCTCGGGCGGCGAGGCGCAGCGCATCAAGCTGGCCTCGGAACTGTCCAAGCGCGCCACCGGCCGCACCATCTACATCCTCGACGAACCCACCACCGGCTTGCACTTCGAGGACGTACGCAAACTGATGGGGGTGCTCGAGCGGCTGGTCGAGGCGGGCAACACCCTGGTGATCATCGAGCACAACCTCGACGTGATCAAGAGTGCCGACTGGGTGGTGGACCTGGGCCCCGAAGGTGGCGTGCGTGGCGGCGAGATCGTGGCGGTCGGCACCCCCGAAGACGTGGCCCGTCACGAAACCAGCCATACCGGAGCCTACCTCGCGCGCATTCCCGAGATCCGCGCGCGCCTGGAGAGCCAGCTTCCCCAGCCCGCAGCCGAAACGGTGAGTGCCGGCAAGTCCACCCGAAAGGCCAAACGTGACCAGGCCATCTAA
- a CDS encoding PdaC/SigV domain-containing protein, giving the protein MTPAAPTVLLLAALSLSPALAAPAAPWSGERVFRGSLEGVSRTLRLTLRLEANRASGSYVYEGIDKPLRLSGSLSGNALTLTETDASGRATGRFQLQAVAPGPDSPMMTLAGSWSRPDGSGRRTVSLEHQAVEGSGVRFRTQRIQEKTKNLNLDMAYPVFQVPPASLAKLNAYLEADRQRTLADLRQWTAEYLQQRSKNPDLPNVGSDLYADYTITLATRRALSLRLSGSSYSAGAAHPNNDSTCILFDLEAGKTVKLSELFRKGSAYAARLSQEGSRVLAQRLGGEAPGDATQVYDETQGCLTRQGLLVYYGLPHVISALDGILIPWSKLRDLVDPKGLAAGL; this is encoded by the coding sequence ATGACTCCTGCTGCCCCCACAGTCCTGTTGCTCGCCGCCCTGTCCCTAAGCCCCGCCCTGGCCGCTCCGGCCGCGCCCTGGAGCGGCGAACGCGTCTTTCGAGGCTCCCTCGAGGGCGTCTCGCGCACGCTGCGCCTGACCCTGCGCCTCGAGGCGAACCGCGCGAGCGGCTCGTACGTGTACGAGGGCATCGATAAGCCGCTGCGCCTGTCGGGCAGCCTCTCGGGCAACGCCCTCACGCTGACCGAGACCGATGCCTCGGGTCGCGCCACCGGCCGCTTTCAGCTCCAGGCCGTGGCCCCCGGTCCCGACAGTCCGATGATGACCCTCGCCGGCAGCTGGAGCCGCCCGGACGGCTCGGGGCGGCGGACCGTGTCGCTGGAGCACCAGGCGGTCGAGGGCAGCGGCGTGCGTTTCCGCACGCAGCGCATCCAGGAAAAGACCAAGAACTTGAATTTGGACATGGCCTATCCGGTGTTCCAGGTGCCTCCGGCCAGCCTCGCCAAACTCAACGCCTACCTCGAGGCGGACCGTCAGCGCACGCTGGCCGACCTGCGGCAGTGGACAGCCGAGTACCTGCAGCAGCGCAGCAAGAATCCGGACCTGCCCAACGTGGGCAGCGACTTGTATGCGGACTACACCATCACCCTGGCCACCCGGCGCGCGCTGAGCCTGCGCCTCTCCGGAAGCAGTTATTCCGCCGGGGCCGCACACCCCAACAATGACAGCACCTGCATCCTGTTTGACCTCGAGGCGGGTAAGACGGTGAAGCTGTCCGAACTGTTCCGCAAGGGCAGCGCGTACGCCGCGCGCCTGAGCCAGGAGGGCAGCCGCGTGCTGGCCCAGCGCCTTGGGGGTGAGGCTCCCGGTGACGCCACGCAGGTGTACGACGAGACCCAGGGCTGCTTGACCCGTCAGGGCCTGCTGGTGTACTACGGACTGCCGCACGTGATTTCGGCGCTCGACGGCATTCTGATTCCCTGGAGCAAGCTGCGCGATCTGGTGGACCCCAAGGGTTTGGCCGCCGGGCTGTAG
- a CDS encoding MATE family efflux transporter, giving the protein MPAVRLLFRSKSGLTAELLQLAWPLIVSNLAYVLLGIVDTVYMGRVGAVEVGAVGLASNAVLTLMLLFRGTLETLPIFGARALGAGDPAGFRRWYSVYLALALLLGTVLALSGPSLLQALLRLLGTDPQVVGPVLIYGTIRMYEAPLHLLATVNGQAFVSSGDTRTPMRIAWAMVLLNALLAYLFVFGLGWGIAGAGWATFLAVAFQAGLSQVLLWRRFGPLLPGLPRRAELLKIVTVGVPVGLSTLAISAAFTTFNGLISRLGPLELAASQIAQQLAAFGFMPAFALSVAASTLVARALGERRPDRARRIGWRGAGVAAVLMGLLGLLFWTVPVPLLSLFTDRQEVWPLGSQVLRIMAIYQVMDAVAIVLGGTLAGAGDTRFRLMISLLGSWGVMVLPASYLLSHGYGLTAAWTAALVYIAFAALAFGGRFWSGRWLRYGAAL; this is encoded by the coding sequence GTGCCCGCCGTCCGCCTTCTTTTCCGCTCCAAATCCGGCCTGACCGCCGAACTGCTGCAACTCGCCTGGCCGCTGATCGTCTCGAACCTCGCCTACGTGCTGCTGGGCATCGTGGATACGGTGTACATGGGCCGCGTCGGGGCCGTGGAGGTGGGCGCGGTGGGCCTTGCCAGCAACGCGGTGCTGACTTTGATGCTGCTGTTCCGCGGAACCCTCGAGACCCTGCCGATCTTTGGCGCGCGTGCCCTGGGCGCCGGAGACCCGGCGGGCTTCCGGCGCTGGTACAGCGTATACCTGGCGCTGGCGCTGCTGCTGGGTACCGTGCTGGCCCTAAGCGGTCCGTCGCTGCTGCAGGCCCTGCTGCGGCTGTTGGGCACCGACCCGCAGGTGGTGGGTCCGGTGCTGATCTACGGCACCATCCGCATGTACGAGGCCCCGCTGCACCTGCTGGCCACCGTGAACGGTCAGGCTTTCGTGTCCAGCGGCGACACCCGCACACCCATGCGCATCGCCTGGGCGATGGTGCTCCTCAACGCCCTGCTGGCCTACCTGTTCGTGTTCGGGCTGGGCTGGGGCATCGCCGGGGCGGGCTGGGCCACCTTTCTGGCCGTGGCCTTTCAGGCGGGCCTCAGTCAGGTGCTGCTGTGGCGGCGCTTCGGCCCGTTGCTGCCGGGACTGCCCCGCAGGGCCGAACTGCTGAAGATCGTGACGGTCGGCGTTCCGGTGGGACTAAGCACCCTGGCAATCTCGGCGGCCTTTACGACCTTCAACGGGCTGATCTCGCGGCTGGGTCCGCTGGAACTGGCGGCCTCGCAGATCGCGCAGCAGCTGGCGGCGTTCGGTTTCATGCCCGCCTTTGCGCTGTCGGTGGCAGCGAGCACGCTGGTGGCTCGCGCTCTGGGCGAACGTCGGCCTGACCGCGCCCGCCGCATCGGCTGGCGGGGGGCCGGGGTGGCCGCCGTGCTGATGGGCCTGCTGGGCCTGCTGTTCTGGACCGTCCCGGTTCCGCTGCTGAGCCTGTTCACCGACCGCCAGGAGGTCTGGCCGCTGGGCAGCCAGGTGTTGCGGATCATGGCGATCTATCAGGTGATGGACGCGGTTGCCATCGTGCTGGGCGGCACCCTGGCCGGAGCGGGCGATACCCGCTTCCGCCTGATGATCTCGCTGCTGGGTTCATGGGGAGTGATGGTCCTGCCCGCCAGCTACCTGCTCTCGCACGGTTATGGCCTGACAGCCGCCTGGACCGCAGCCCTGGTGTACATCGCCTTCGCCGCCCTCGCCTTCGGCGGACGTTTCTGGTCGGGCCGCTGGCTGCGCTACGGGGCGGCGCTGTAG
- a CDS encoding GNAT family N-acetyltransferase, which yields MNLDFVRVGPERLEQISAFLTAEPWPYHGRPRLSAEQVRASAAEGVYWSDETETFLVLEAGTPAAYLRLFDLDDPTALFDLRIRAARRGQGLGQTCVRWLSAHLFETRPELHRIAANTRVDNHAMRAVLGRCGYVLEAYYRQAWPQEGRLHDCVSYALLRSDWESGTLTPTPFSQEAVR from the coding sequence ATGAACCTCGACTTCGTGCGCGTCGGCCCCGAGCGCCTCGAGCAGATCAGCGCCTTCCTGACCGCCGAGCCCTGGCCGTACCACGGGCGGCCCCGCCTGAGCGCCGAGCAGGTCCGGGCCAGCGCCGCCGAGGGCGTGTACTGGTCCGACGAGACCGAGACCTTCTTGGTCCTCGAGGCGGGGACGCCCGCCGCTTACCTGCGCCTGTTCGACCTGGACGACCCCACCGCGCTGTTCGACCTGCGCATCCGCGCGGCCCGGCGCGGCCAGGGCCTGGGGCAGACCTGCGTGCGCTGGCTGAGCGCGCACCTGTTCGAGACGCGCCCGGAACTGCACCGCATCGCCGCCAACACCCGCGTGGACAACCACGCCATGCGGGCGGTGCTGGGACGCTGCGGCTACGTCCTCGAGGCGTACTACCGCCAGGCGTGGCCGCAGGAGGGCCGCTTGCACGACTGTGTGTCCTACGCGCTGCTGCGGTCCGACTGGGAGAGCGGCACGCTGACCCCCACGCCGTTTTCCCAGGAAGCCGTCCGCTGA